The following are encoded together in the Scomber scombrus chromosome 7, fScoSco1.1, whole genome shotgun sequence genome:
- the LOC133984051 gene encoding forkhead box protein O6-like: MLMMEDDELDAHQVDSDFEPQSRPRSCTWPLPCPEDFPGGHEVSGGLPLANIKVEPEDVPACGAGLVGGTPGELKHPAGAPAPTGATHPCLAGATLDVTGPLRKAKSSRRNAWGNQSYADLITRAIESTPEKRLTLSQIYDWMVRFVPYFKDKGDSNSSAGWKVRNRTYMPA, from the coding sequence ATGTTGATGATGGAGGACGACGAATTAGACGCTCATCAGGTTGATTCGGATTTCGAGCCGCAAAGCCGGCCTCGCTCATGCACCTGGCCGCTACCTTGCCCGGAGGATTTCCCCGGTGGACACGAGGTCAGCGGGGGTCTTCCACTGGCCAACATCAAGGTGGAACCGGAGGACGTCCCGGCTTGCGGAGCGGGGCTCGTGGGCGGAACGCCGGGAGAGCTGAAGCATCCAGCCGGCGCCCCGGCACCCACAGGCGCGACGCACCCATGCCTGGCTGGCGCGACTCTCGATGTGACCGGACCGCTGCGCAAAGCCAAATCCTCGCGGCGGAACGCGTGGGGGAACCAGTCCTACGCGGATCTCATTACCCGCGCCATTGAGAGCACCCCTGAAAAGAGACTCACGCTGTCACAGATATACGACTGGATGGTCCGTTTTGTGCCCTATTTCAAGGATAAGGGCGACAGTAATAGCTCAGCTGGCTGGAAGGTAAGGAATAGGACATACATGCCAGCTTGA